In Corynebacterium endometrii, one DNA window encodes the following:
- the murD gene encoding UDP-N-acetylmuramoyl-L-alanine--D-glutamate ligase, with protein MTENNLPSELRGRVLIAGAGVSGRGCARLLASLGVDATVADSNAATRQALASEFSLNSIDSAAAAEAAGSNRFDLVVTSPGWRPDSPLLLAYARAGVEVIGDVELAYRLDRAGVFGAPRQWLVVTGTNGKTTTTGMLASIMAAQASRDGRRAVAVGNIGVSVYDALADSERVDVLVAELSSFQLHWSEQLTPDVGVLLNLADDHIDWHGTFKEYADSKAKVLTGAAAVVGIDDEHVREYAQSMAAVVALGFTAGDPRPGQVGVRGDRIIIHTADGPVLDVASAEGIEPSGLAGVLDAAAAAAAAHLAGAHPESIAEGLASYRVAGHRGAVVHSARGIDFVDNSKATNPHAADAALRGVDNVVWVAGGQLKGAAVDELVSAHSARFKAAVLLGADRDVLAAALAESAPDVPVTTIDSTDPVAAMNLAVAAAIQYASAGDTVLLAPAAASLDMYTGMGQRGDLFAAAAREQIQ; from the coding sequence GTGACTGAGAATAATCTTCCATCGGAATTGCGCGGACGTGTGCTGATTGCAGGCGCCGGGGTATCCGGCCGCGGTTGCGCGCGCCTGCTGGCTAGCCTGGGCGTGGACGCCACCGTTGCCGATTCCAACGCGGCAACGCGCCAGGCACTCGCGTCCGAGTTCTCCCTGAACTCCATCGACTCGGCAGCGGCCGCCGAGGCGGCGGGTTCCAATCGATTCGACCTCGTGGTGACCTCCCCGGGTTGGCGGCCGGACTCGCCGCTGTTGCTGGCCTACGCCCGGGCCGGGGTGGAGGTAATCGGCGATGTGGAGCTGGCCTACCGCCTGGACCGTGCGGGCGTCTTCGGCGCCCCGCGCCAGTGGCTGGTGGTAACCGGCACTAACGGCAAGACCACCACCACCGGGATGCTGGCGTCCATCATGGCGGCGCAAGCCTCCCGCGATGGCCGCAGGGCCGTGGCGGTGGGCAATATTGGCGTGTCCGTCTATGACGCGCTGGCCGATTCTGAGCGCGTGGACGTCTTAGTCGCCGAGCTTTCATCCTTCCAGCTCCACTGGTCCGAGCAACTGACCCCCGATGTGGGAGTCCTGCTCAACTTGGCCGATGACCACATCGACTGGCACGGCACTTTCAAGGAGTACGCGGATTCGAAGGCGAAGGTGCTCACCGGCGCCGCGGCCGTGGTGGGCATCGATGATGAGCACGTGCGCGAGTATGCGCAGTCCATGGCAGCCGTGGTTGCCTTGGGATTTACCGCCGGCGATCCGCGCCCGGGCCAGGTGGGCGTGCGCGGCGACCGCATTATCATCCACACCGCGGACGGGCCGGTGCTTGACGTGGCCTCCGCTGAGGGAATCGAGCCCTCGGGTTTGGCCGGAGTATTGGATGCTGCGGCGGCGGCCGCGGCGGCGCACCTGGCGGGCGCCCACCCGGAGTCCATCGCCGAGGGCCTGGCTTCCTACCGCGTTGCCGGCCACCGCGGGGCGGTGGTGCACAGCGCCCGGGGTATTGACTTTGTGGACAATTCCAAGGCCACGAACCCGCACGCCGCGGACGCCGCGCTGCGCGGAGTGGACAACGTGGTGTGGGTTGCCGGCGGCCAGCTCAAGGGGGCCGCGGTGGATGAGTTGGTTTCGGCGCACTCGGCTCGGTTTAAGGCCGCGGTTTTGCTGGGCGCCGACCGGGATGTCCTCGCCGCCGCGCTGGCCGAGTCCGCCCCGGACGTCCCCGTAACCACCATCGATTCCACTGACCCGGTCGCGGCCATGAACCTGGCCGTGGCTGCGGCCATTCAGTACGCCAGTGCGGGGGATACGGTCCTGCTGGCCCCGGCGGCGGCGTCACTAGATATGTACACCGGTATGGGGCAGCGCGGCGACCTATTCGCCGCCGCGGCCCGCGAGCAGATCCAGTAA
- a CDS encoding UDP-N-acetylmuramoyl-L-alanyl-D-glutamate--2,6-diaminopimelate ligase, translated as MTSTLTALAEIAGGRLHGDGSLEIGSVGLDSTALADGALFAALPGTRVHGAKYAAGTAASAILTDADGLEILTQAHETRPVIVVDDVRAILGDVAAEIYGHPTEKLTVLGVTGTSGKTTTSYLLEAGLLASGHSVGLIGTTGTRINRTPVPTKLTTPEAPKLQELFARMVEEGVTHVVMEVSSHALELGRVRGTRFAVGGFTNLSQDHLDFHPTMEEYFKAKSHLFVGDGAAARVVVCIDDEWGQRMAGLAQAPVTTVSVSPGAAADIRACQTGVEPTGAQHVGISVGGTAHRLELPLPGEFNVANAALATGMAAAAGVEVEAFLKGVESVAVPGRMERIDEGQDFIAVVDYAHKPAAVAAVLDTLREQLDGPDGSGGRIGVVIGAGGDRDHGKRPIMGAAAAQRADLVIVTDDNPRSEDPAPIRAAVLEGARAAQKDSGREVELREVGSRAEAIDELIRWARTGDAVIVVGKGHEVGQIVGDETLHFDDREEVARALTTYTDRTSGKERS; from the coding sequence ATGACGTCGACACTGACCGCGTTGGCTGAGATTGCTGGCGGCCGCCTCCACGGGGATGGTTCTCTTGAGATAGGCTCCGTGGGGCTCGATTCCACCGCGCTGGCGGACGGCGCGCTGTTTGCGGCGCTCCCGGGCACGCGGGTCCACGGCGCGAAGTACGCGGCGGGCACCGCCGCCTCCGCCATTCTTACCGACGCCGACGGCCTCGAGATCCTCACCCAGGCACACGAAACCCGCCCGGTTATCGTGGTCGATGATGTTCGCGCCATCCTGGGCGATGTGGCCGCCGAAATCTACGGCCACCCCACCGAAAAACTCACCGTCCTGGGAGTTACGGGCACTTCAGGCAAGACCACGACCAGCTACCTGCTGGAGGCGGGCCTGCTGGCTTCCGGGCATTCCGTAGGCCTTATCGGCACCACGGGAACGCGCATTAACCGCACGCCGGTCCCCACGAAGCTGACCACTCCCGAAGCCCCTAAGCTCCAGGAGCTTTTCGCCCGCATGGTCGAGGAGGGCGTGACCCACGTGGTGATGGAGGTCTCCTCCCACGCACTCGAGCTTGGCCGCGTCCGGGGCACCCGGTTCGCGGTTGGCGGTTTTACCAACCTGTCCCAGGATCACCTGGACTTCCACCCGACCATGGAGGAGTACTTTAAGGCCAAGTCCCACTTATTCGTGGGGGATGGCGCGGCCGCCCGGGTGGTCGTGTGCATCGATGACGAGTGGGGCCAACGCATGGCGGGGCTCGCTCAAGCGCCCGTGACCACCGTTTCCGTATCCCCGGGGGCCGCCGCGGATATCCGCGCCTGCCAAACCGGCGTGGAGCCCACCGGCGCCCAGCACGTGGGCATCAGCGTGGGCGGTACCGCCCACCGCCTCGAGTTGCCGCTGCCGGGGGAATTCAACGTCGCCAACGCGGCGCTCGCTACCGGCATGGCGGCCGCCGCCGGCGTGGAGGTTGAGGCCTTCCTCAAGGGCGTCGAGTCCGTGGCGGTGCCGGGGCGCATGGAGCGCATCGATGAGGGTCAGGATTTCATCGCCGTGGTGGACTACGCGCACAAGCCTGCGGCGGTAGCCGCGGTGCTCGATACCCTGCGCGAGCAGCTCGATGGCCCCGATGGCTCCGGCGGGCGCATCGGCGTGGTTATCGGCGCCGGCGGCGACCGCGATCATGGAAAGCGGCCGATTATGGGCGCCGCGGCCGCTCAGCGCGCGGACCTCGTGATAGTCACGGATGACAACCCACGCTCGGAGGATCCGGCCCCAATCCGCGCCGCGGTTTTGGAGGGCGCGCGTGCAGCGCAGAAGGACTCCGGACGGGAGGTAGAGCTGCGCGAAGTGGGTTCGCGAGCCGAGGCCATCGACGAACTTATCCGGTGGGCGCGTACCGGCGACGCGGTTATCGTGGTGGGCAAGGGCCACGAGGTGGGCCAGATCGTGGGGGATGAAACCCTCCACTTCGATGACCGCGAAGAGGTTGCCCGGGCACTGACCACGTACACGGACCGAACATCAGGCAAGGAGCGCAGCTAA
- a CDS encoding UDP-N-acetylmuramoyl-tripeptide--D-alanyl-D-alanine ligase, with protein MINLTLQEIAHITGGYLDGVEDPSTRVTGSVEFDSRKVGPGGLFLALKGARVDGHDFAQAAIDQGAAAVLAARPVGVPAVVVEPAGRVEGDNADIYAHDEDGSAAAVVAALSALATAVTEKLTAEHGLRVVGLTGSAGKTSTKDLIASILRSAGETVAPPGSFNNEIGHPYTALRCTEDTQFLVAEMSARGIGHIRHLASIAAPTVGAVLNVGSAHLGEFGSRENIAQAKGELVEALPPADRGGVAVLNADDPFVAAMAPRTSAKVVTFSTSDASADYYATDIALDEVARPHFMLHSPGAEPVKVQLQVFGMHQVSNALAAAAVAIESGITANDVACALGGHTNASEHRMDVRTRADGLTVIDDSYNANPDSMAAAIAALAYTASGRPGARSIAVLGEMGELGDEARAAHAALGEVLEKYGVDQLIAVGTDANAHALAESGSARGINTRVVHDAAEATAAVRDIISTAPAGVEEWAHNDVVLVKASNAARLWRVAEDLNSTGPAAR; from the coding sequence ATGATTAACCTGACCCTCCAGGAGATCGCCCACATCACCGGCGGTTACCTCGATGGAGTGGAGGATCCATCCACGCGGGTGACCGGATCCGTGGAGTTTGACTCCCGCAAGGTAGGACCGGGCGGGCTGTTTTTAGCGCTCAAGGGCGCGCGTGTGGATGGCCACGACTTTGCCCAGGCGGCCATCGATCAGGGCGCCGCGGCGGTCCTCGCCGCCCGCCCGGTGGGCGTTCCCGCGGTGGTTGTAGAACCCGCCGGACGCGTCGAGGGCGATAACGCGGACATCTACGCCCACGATGAGGATGGCTCCGCCGCGGCCGTCGTCGCGGCGCTGTCCGCGCTGGCTACCGCCGTGACGGAAAAGTTGACGGCGGAGCACGGCCTGCGCGTCGTCGGGCTAACGGGCTCGGCGGGCAAGACCTCCACAAAGGACCTCATCGCCTCCATCCTGCGCAGCGCCGGGGAAACCGTGGCGCCGCCGGGATCGTTTAACAATGAGATTGGCCACCCCTACACGGCGCTGCGCTGCACCGAGGACACGCAATTCCTCGTCGCCGAAATGTCCGCCCGCGGCATCGGCCACATCCGGCACCTAGCATCGATCGCGGCGCCGACGGTGGGCGCCGTGCTCAACGTCGGCTCGGCGCATCTGGGTGAGTTCGGCTCCCGCGAGAACATCGCCCAGGCCAAGGGGGAGCTGGTCGAGGCCCTCCCGCCGGCGGATCGGGGCGGCGTGGCCGTCCTCAACGCCGATGACCCATTCGTAGCCGCCATGGCCCCACGCACCAGCGCCAAGGTGGTGACCTTCTCCACCTCCGACGCCTCCGCGGATTACTACGCCACGGACATCGCGCTAGACGAGGTGGCCCGGCCGCACTTTATGCTGCACAGCCCCGGTGCGGAGCCCGTGAAGGTGCAGCTGCAGGTCTTCGGCATGCACCAGGTCTCCAATGCGCTGGCGGCTGCGGCGGTGGCCATCGAGTCCGGCATCACCGCCAACGATGTGGCCTGCGCCCTCGGCGGGCACACCAACGCGTCCGAGCACCGCATGGACGTGCGCACCCGCGCCGACGGTCTCACCGTGATCGATGACTCGTACAACGCCAACCCTGATTCCATGGCTGCCGCCATCGCCGCGCTGGCCTACACGGCCTCGGGGCGCCCGGGCGCGCGCTCCATCGCGGTGCTCGGAGAGATGGGCGAATTGGGTGATGAGGCGCGCGCCGCCCACGCCGCGCTGGGCGAGGTCCTGGAAAAGTACGGCGTCGACCAGCTCATCGCGGTTGGTACGGACGCCAACGCGCACGCCTTAGCGGAATCCGGCTCGGCGCGGGGTATAAATACAAGAGTTGTTCATGATGCTGCAGAGGCCACCGCGGCCGTGCGGGACATCATCTCCACCGCTCCGGCTGGGGTGGAGGAGTGGGCGCATAACGATGTGGTGCTGGTAAAGGCATCCAACGCTGCGCGCCTGTGGCGGGTCGCTGAGGATCTCAATTCCACCGGACCGGCCGCACGCTAG
- the mraY gene encoding phospho-N-acetylmuramoyl-pentapeptide-transferase, producing the protein MTHIILSGVISFLVAIFLTPWLIRYFSNAGKGQEIREDGPQSHLRKRGTPTMGGVAILAGIVASYLLVGLYGYVTGTGGFTASGLLVLFLTLGLGGLGFADDFIKLYKARNLGLNKTAKLVGQLAVGLIFAVLILQFEDANGLTPGSMNLSFIRDIDTVNFDVGPWIVGILIFLVFMYILIAAWSNAVNLTDGLDGLAAGSTAFVMGAYALITFWQFRNSCEVAYSAGCYQVRDPLDLGVLAAAGLGGCLGFLWWNAAPAKIFMGDTGSLALGGLVAGLSVTTRTELLMIIIGALFVVEAASVVIQVVVFRTSGKRFFRMAPIHHHFENGGWPETAVVIRFWLLAGMAAIAGVAIFYGEWLMATGLGI; encoded by the coding sequence GTGACTCACATTATCCTTTCGGGAGTAATCAGCTTCCTCGTCGCAATCTTTCTCACCCCGTGGCTCATTCGTTACTTTTCGAATGCGGGCAAGGGGCAGGAGATTCGCGAGGATGGCCCACAGTCCCACCTGCGCAAGCGCGGCACCCCAACCATGGGTGGCGTGGCGATTCTGGCGGGCATTGTCGCCTCCTACCTGCTGGTAGGCCTCTATGGCTACGTGACGGGCACGGGTGGATTCACCGCGTCCGGCCTGTTGGTGCTCTTTTTGACCCTTGGCCTGGGTGGCCTGGGTTTTGCCGATGATTTCATCAAGCTCTACAAGGCCCGCAACCTGGGACTTAATAAAACCGCGAAGCTGGTGGGGCAGCTGGCGGTGGGCCTGATCTTCGCCGTGCTGATCCTCCAGTTTGAAGATGCCAACGGCCTGACCCCGGGTTCCATGAACTTAAGCTTCATCCGCGACATTGACACCGTCAACTTCGATGTAGGCCCTTGGATCGTGGGCATCCTCATATTCCTCGTGTTCATGTACATCCTCATCGCGGCGTGGTCAAACGCGGTCAACCTCACCGATGGCCTGGATGGATTGGCCGCCGGTTCCACCGCCTTTGTCATGGGCGCCTATGCGCTGATCACCTTCTGGCAGTTCCGCAACTCCTGCGAGGTGGCGTACTCCGCCGGCTGCTACCAGGTGCGTGACCCGCTGGACCTGGGTGTCCTCGCCGCCGCGGGCTTGGGCGGCTGCCTTGGCTTCCTGTGGTGGAATGCCGCCCCGGCGAAGATCTTCATGGGCGATACCGGTTCGCTTGCGCTGGGAGGATTGGTTGCGGGCCTGTCCGTGACCACCCGCACGGAGCTGCTGATGATCATCATCGGCGCGCTCTTCGTGGTGGAGGCCGCGTCCGTGGTCATCCAGGTTGTGGTCTTCCGCACCTCCGGTAAGCGCTTCTTCCGCATGGCGCCTATCCATCACCACTTTGAAAACGGCGGCTGGCCGGAGACCGCCGTGGTCATCCGCTTCTGGTTGCTGGCCGGCATGGCGGCTATAGCCGGCGTGGCCATCTTCTACGGCGAGTGGCTCATGGCCACCGGCCTGGGCATCTAA